A genome region from Eurosta solidaginis isolate ZX-2024a chromosome 2, ASM4086904v1, whole genome shotgun sequence includes the following:
- the Ir21a gene encoding ionotropic receptor 21a — MTSEIIGAQIESRVVLIARSTQWKLRDFLASKASSNIVNLLVIGESLTDGPTKDRPYVLYTHKLYTDGLGSNTPVVLTSWIRGALSRPHINLFPKKFAEGFAGHRFQVTAVNQPPFIFRIQTLSSGGSTSTNWDGVEYRLLSLIAAKLNFSIELMEPPKRLGSRSLIDDAQYQIVKGEADIGLCGLYITEQRITETDMSMSHSRDCASFITLASKALPKYRAIMGPFQWPVWVCIVVVYMGAIFPIAYSDRLTLRHLIDNWGEMENMFWYVFGMFTNSLTFSGEYSWTTTQKTSTRLLIGAYWLFTIIITSCYTGSIIAFVTLPAFPSTVDSVNDLLGLFFRVGTLDNGGWETWFQNSTHVPTAKLYKKMEFVANLEEGIGNVTQSFFWNYAFLGSASQLEFMVQKNFTDDNISKRSALHLSEECFALFQVGFLYPQHSVYKRKIDSMILLAQQSGLMNKILNEVRWTMQRTASGRLLQASSSNVLRERIQEERQLTTADTEGMFLLMGIGYLAGAVALVSEIVGGITNKCRQIIRRSRKSASSAWSSRVNSAAVGGERTASAQLVHDKHKDAHKAQKDFEAKQNYGIRKFNLTKKTLKEFYGTYYKPEPDYVLKDGKLLIETEETLSASSADGHSRDSSADIPAIVFPNLQCRKKAMLVAEVDVEREKKEALDRLAAEAEESLADLDECLKMQKSSDNGVGGENAVSIDDGSEHSKKHENDIADEYELFGSLIVPDGPMALKLDDLNMFNDAAAAIRDVDNELRDE; from the exons ATGACAAGTGAAATAATTGGCGCACAAATTGAAAGTCGCGTTGTATTAATCGCACGTTCGACACAGTGGAAGCTAAGAGATTTTTTGGCTTCGAAAGCTTCTTCGAATATTGTGAATTTGCTGGTTATTGGCGAGTCTCTAACTGATGGTCCCACAAAG GATCGTCCATACGTACTCTATACTCACAAACTCTACACCGATGGTTTGGGCTCAAATACACCAGTGGTACTAACAAGTTGGATTCGAGGCGCACTATCACGTCCACATATAAATCTATTTCCGAAAAAGTTTGCAGAGGGTTTTGCTGGGCATAGGTTTCAGGTAACAGCTGTCAATCAGCCACCTTTCATATTCCGTATACAAACACTCTCCAGTGGCGGTTCAACAAGTACGAACTGGGATGGTGTCGAATATCGTTTACTCAGTTTGATCGCTGCCAAGCTTAACTTTTCTATTGAATTAATGGAGCCACCGAAACGGCTGGGTAGTAGGAG cCTAATTGATGACGCTCAATATCAAATAGTTAAAGGCGAAGCTGATATCGGTTTGTGTGGCCTTTATATTACCGAACAGCGTATTACAGAAACGGATATGTCTATGAGCCATTCACGTGATTGTGCGAGTTTTATTACGCTTGCATCGAAAGCCTTACCCAA ATACCGCGCTATTATGGGTCCATTTCAATGGCCAGTTTGGGTTTGTATTGTCGTCGTTTATATGGGCGCTATATTTCCAATTGCGTATAGCGATCGGTTGACTTTACGCCATTTAATCGATAATTGGGGTGAAATGGAAAATATGTTTTGGTATGTATTTGGAATGTTTACAAACAGTTTGACCTTTTCGGGAGAGTATTCATGGACAACCACACAGAAAACATCTACGCGTTTACTAATTGGCGCATATTGGTTGTTCACAATAATTATAACGTCATGTTATACAGGTTCGATTATTGCATTTGTGACGCTTCCAGCTTTTCCCAGTACAGTAGATTCGGTGAATGACTTGTTAGGCCTTTTCTTTCGTGTTGGCACATTGG ACAACGGCGGTTGGGAGACTTGGTTCCAAAATTCTACTCATGTGCCCACAGCCAAGCTGTACAAGAAAATGGAATTCGTTGCCAATCTAGAGGAGGGCATAGGTAATGTTACACAAAGTTTTTTCTGGAATTATGCATTCTTAGGATCGGCGTCCCAATTGGAGTTCatggtacaaaaaaattttaccgaTGA CAACATTTCAAAACGTTCTGCTCTTCACCTCAGCGAAGAATGCTTCGCACTATTTCAAGTTGGATTTCTCTATCCTCAGCATTCCGTATATAAACGTAAAATCGATTCCATGATATTACTTGCCCAACAGAGCGGCCTTATGAATAAAATACTCAATGAAGTGCGTTGGACTATGCAACGTACTGCAAGCGGTAGACTCTTACAAGCGAGCTCATCGAATGTTTTACGTGAGCGCATACAAGAAGAGCGACAGCTCACGACCGCCGATACCGAAGGTATGTTTCTACTGATGGGTATTGGTTATTTAGCGGGTGCTGTTGCTCTCGTCTCGGAAATTGTTGGAGGTATAACAAATAAATGTCGTCAAATCATTCGTCGCTCCAGAAAATCTGCATCAAGTGCATGGTCATCAAGAGTTAATTCGGCAGCTGTAGGAGGAGAGCGCACAGCATCTGCCCAATTGGTTCATGACAAGCATAAGGATGCACACAAGGCGCAaaaagattttgaagcaaaacaaaactACGGCATACGTAAATTTAATTtaacaaagaaaacattaaaagagTTTTACGGTACTTATTACAAACCAGAACCGGACTATGTGCTAAAGGATGGTAAATTATTAATTGAAACAGAGGAGACGTTGTCAGCTAGTTCAGCAGATGGGCATTCACGTGATTCTAGTGCGGATATACCAGCAATAGTGTTCCCAAATCTACAATGCAGAAAGAAGGCGATGCTTGTAGCTGAGGTTGATGTAGAGCGTGAAAAGAAGGAAGCGTTGGATCGCTTAGCAGCAGAGGCGGAAGAATCCCTAGCTGATTTGGATGAATGTCTCAAAATGCAGAAGAGTAGTGATAATGGTGTGGGTGGTGAGAATGCTGTTAGTATTGATGATGGTAGTGAGCACAGCAAAAAACATGAAAATGATATTGCGGATGAATATGAATTATTTGGTAGTTTAATTGTGCCAGATGGACCAATGGCTTTAAAACTTGATGATTTGAATATGTTCAATGATGCAGCTGCTGCCATAAGAGATGTCGATAATGAGCTGAGAGATGAGTAG